The region TCAAGGCAACTGCGCCCATCCCTGCCGCTACAGATATCAGCTCGAAGAAGAAAAACGACCAGGCGAGTTTTACCCGGTAGAAGAAGACCAACACGGCACCTATATATTCAACAGCAAGGATCTCTGTCTGCTCAATAAGATACCACAGCTGATTGGATGCGGGGCCGACAGCCTGAAACTTGAAGGCCGCATGAAAAGCGTCTATTACGTCGGGGCCACAGTCCGACTCTATCGGGCTGCACTCGATTACATTGGGGAACAGATGAAGCAGTTTGGGGCGAGCTGTCTGGACAACGTAACGCTGCCCGCCAAATTGATCGAAGAACTGCCCAAAATCGGTTCCCGCGGCTACACAGAAAACTTCTTTAGTGGAACACCTGGTGCTGAAGAGATGATCTACGAAGGCATCAATGTCAAACAGACCCATGCCCCGATAGGCATCGTTCGGGAAATTAAAAACAAGCAGCCATTAGTTGAAATGCGAAACCCTCTCTTTCCAGGCGAAGAAGTTGAATTTCTAGCCCGAGATTTCAGCGATCACGCTTTTACGGTAAAGAAGATTATTTCACAAAAGGGGGAGGTACTCGAAAAGGCCAATCCCGGCAATATCGTGACTCTGATGACAGAACCAGTTCTTGATTGTTGGGAAGTACTTGGATTGATCCGGAAAAAAGCTGCTATTGCTTCAGAGATTATAGAGTTACGATATTAAAAACGGGCGTCTCACCTATTCAATGAGACGC is a window of Desulfobulbaceae bacterium DNA encoding:
- a CDS encoding U32 family peptidase, which encodes MATNITPKTLLPELLAPAGSLEKLKTAVHYGADAVYLGGSSYSLRAHAVMGRANLAEAIAYAHDHKVKTYITVNIMAHNCDLGPLPEYLNFLREAGADGLIIGDPGIVSIAKETVPELPIHLSTQANVTNKASALFWQNQGVERLNLARELSLKEIQEIREAVTLKLEIFVHGALCISYSGRCSLSLYMTGRDANQGNCAHPCRYRYQLEEEKRPGEFYPVEEDQHGTYIFNSKDLCLLNKIPQLIGCGADSLKLEGRMKSVYYVGATVRLYRAALDYIGEQMKQFGASCLDNVTLPAKLIEELPKIGSRGYTENFFSGTPGAEEMIYEGINVKQTHAPIGIVREIKNKQPLVEMRNPLFPGEEVEFLARDFSDHAFTVKKIISQKGEVLEKANPGNIVTLMTEPVLDCWEVLGLIRKKAAIASEIIELRY